A region from the Candidatus Deferrimicrobiaceae bacterium genome encodes:
- a CDS encoding cold shock domain-containing protein, translating to MAQGTVKWFNDAKGYGFIAQEGGPDVFVHFSAIKAEGFKSLKEGERVEFEITEGPKGPQAANVTKVI from the coding sequence TTGGCTCAAGGTACTGTGAAGTGGTTCAACGACGCGAAGGGGTATGGCTTCATCGCCCAGGAAGGCGGACCGGATGTATTCGTTCACTTCAGCGCCATCAAGGCGGAAGGCTTCAAGTCGTTGAAAGAGGGCGAGCGCGTCGAGTTCGAGATCACGGAAGGCCCCAAGGGACCGCAGGCGGCAAACGTAACCAAGGTGATCTAA
- the nfi gene encoding deoxyribonuclease V (cleaves DNA at apurinic or apyrimidinic sites) has translation MDPGNSLPPHVSTLAEARTVQERLRSLVRFAPLLLDRIRLVGAADVTFLGEKDVVAAAIVVFDRLSRTVLEEQTAVRRVRFPYVPGYLTFREGPAVLAAWETLSQRPDVMLFDGHGAAHPRRFGIASHMGVLLSVPSVGCAKKRLVGEHEAPGPRKGDTAPLFLEGETVGAVVRTRAAVRPVFVSPGHLADVESSVQLVLSLCSRYRIPDPARRAHQLTQEIRKAR, from the coding sequence ATGGACCCGGGGAACTCGCTTCCGCCCCACGTGTCCACCCTTGCGGAGGCCCGCACGGTCCAGGAGCGCCTCCGTTCCCTGGTGCGCTTCGCCCCCCTGCTCCTCGACCGGATCCGACTGGTGGGCGCCGCCGACGTGACCTTTCTCGGGGAAAAGGACGTAGTGGCGGCGGCCATCGTCGTGTTCGATCGGTTGTCGCGGACCGTGCTCGAGGAGCAGACCGCCGTCCGGCGCGTCCGGTTCCCCTACGTTCCCGGCTACCTGACCTTCCGCGAGGGACCGGCGGTTTTGGCCGCATGGGAAACGCTTTCCCAAAGGCCCGACGTCATGCTCTTCGACGGGCACGGGGCCGCGCACCCCCGGCGTTTCGGCATCGCCTCCCACATGGGGGTCCTGCTCTCCGTGCCCAGCGTCGGCTGCGCCAAGAAGCGGCTCGTGGGGGAGCATGAAGCGCCCGGGCCGCGCAAGGGGGACACGGCCCCCCTCTTCCTGGAGGGGGAGACCGTCGGGGCCGTCGTCCGGACGAGGGCCGCAGTCAGGCCCGTCTTCGTGTCGCCCGGGCATCTGGCGGACGTGGAATCGTCGGTCCAGCTCGTCCTTTCCCTCTGCTCCCGCTACCGGATCCCCGACCCGGCGAGGCGGGCCCATCAGTTGACGCAGGAGATCCGCAAGGCGAGATAA